The following proteins come from a genomic window of Proteiniphilum propionicum:
- a CDS encoding winged helix-turn-helix domain-containing protein: MKEFLKDLDKAFENRTRLCIMSALMVNDQLDFNTLKDLLGVTDGNLASHLKSLEKSEYVSFSKSFLERKPNTSYAATTKGKKAFRKHIGAIEKLLQEKR; the protein is encoded by the coding sequence GTGAAGGAGTTTCTAAAAGATCTGGACAAGGCATTCGAAAACAGAACCCGGTTGTGTATCATGTCGGCACTGATGGTGAATGATCAGCTGGACTTTAATACACTGAAGGATCTGCTTGGAGTCACCGACGGTAATCTGGCGAGTCATCTCAAGTCACTGGAAAAAAGCGAATATGTCTCCTTCAGCAAATCATTCCTGGAGCGTAAACCAAACACTTCCTACGCTGCCACGACCAAAGGAAAAAAGGCATTCAGGAAGCATATCGGCGCGATAGAGAAGCTGCTTCAGGAGAAAAGATAG
- the hutI gene encoding imidazolonepropionase has protein sequence MNNLIIKNAEQVVTCSGFAGKQGREMSDLHVIENGTVIVTDGLISHILKAGETLPVNEQDYRVIDATGKALLPGFIDPHTHFIFGGYREEEFSWRMRGDSYMEIMERGGGIVKTTNATREATEEELMETGRQRLDAMMRLGITTVEGKSGYGLDKDTELKQLRVMHRLNETHPVDIVSTFMGAHAIPAEWQGREEDYIDFNINEMFPLVVKGELAEAVDIFCEKGVFAIAQSRRYLTAAREQGLKIKIHADEITPLGGAELAAELRCLSADHLLQASDEGIRAMAEKGVVATLLPLTAFSLREKYARAREMIDAGCIVALATDFNPGSSFTASVPLLFALACIYMKLTPEEAVTAFTINSAAALGREGITGSIDVGKQGDLVLLQFPSYKFLPYHVGMNIVDKVVKRGKIVCSLH, from the coding sequence ATGAATAACCTGATTATAAAAAATGCAGAGCAGGTGGTTACTTGCAGCGGTTTCGCGGGGAAGCAAGGAAGGGAAATGTCCGATTTACATGTTATTGAAAACGGTACGGTGATAGTGACAGATGGCCTGATCTCTCATATCCTGAAAGCAGGAGAGACTCTTCCGGTAAATGAACAGGATTACAGGGTTATTGACGCAACAGGCAAAGCGCTGTTGCCGGGGTTTATCGATCCTCATACACATTTTATCTTTGGAGGATACCGGGAGGAAGAGTTCTCATGGCGGATGAGGGGCGATAGCTACATGGAGATAATGGAACGGGGAGGTGGCATTGTAAAGACTACAAATGCCACCCGTGAAGCGACGGAAGAGGAGCTGATGGAGACGGGCAGGCAGAGGCTTGATGCAATGATGCGGCTTGGAATCACCACCGTAGAGGGAAAGAGCGGCTATGGGCTGGACAAAGATACCGAACTTAAGCAACTCCGCGTGATGCATCGTCTCAACGAAACCCATCCGGTGGATATTGTTTCAACCTTTATGGGTGCACATGCTATCCCCGCCGAATGGCAGGGGAGGGAGGAAGATTATATAGATTTTAATATTAACGAAATGTTCCCACTTGTGGTGAAGGGGGAACTGGCCGAAGCGGTGGATATTTTCTGCGAAAAGGGGGTTTTCGCTATCGCCCAATCGCGCCGCTATCTGACAGCCGCCAGAGAGCAAGGGCTTAAGATAAAGATACATGCCGATGAGATAACTCCTCTCGGAGGTGCAGAGCTGGCGGCGGAGTTGCGTTGCCTGTCGGCTGACCATCTGCTGCAAGCTTCCGATGAGGGAATACGTGCCATGGCTGAGAAAGGTGTAGTGGCAACATTATTACCTCTTACTGCTTTTTCGTTGCGGGAAAAATATGCTCGTGCTCGCGAAATGATTGACGCGGGATGCATAGTGGCACTTGCTACCGATTTCAACCCGGGGAGCTCGTTCACGGCTTCTGTCCCGTTACTGTTTGCATTGGCATGTATATACATGAAGCTTACACCTGAAGAGGCTGTTACCGCATTTACCATCAACAGTGCTGCAGCACTCGGCAGGGAGGGGATAACAGGCAGCATAGATGTGGGTAAACAGGGGGATCTGGTGCTGTTGCAGTTTCCGTCGTACAAGTTTCTGCCTTACCACGTGGGAATGAATATAGTGGATAAGGTGGTGAAACGGGGGAAAATTGTATGTAGTTTGCATTAA
- a CDS encoding cyclodeaminase/cyclohydrolase family protein, whose translation MRLQDLTLKQFLEKTAGKEPLPGGGSSSALNGAIAAALTEMMANLTIGKKNYADAEAMMKQNLHKASDLRMRFIEDIDRDSDAYNLVISAYKLPKETEEEKEYRTGKIQEATKIASLVPMEVAERASGMLGIIAETVKSGNKNAVTDGCVAMLACRTAILGALLNVRINLRGIRDDKFVSELSLKCDLLEKEAINSERELFEWAKNEI comes from the coding sequence ATGAGGCTACAAGATTTAACTTTAAAGCAATTTCTCGAAAAAACCGCGGGAAAAGAACCTTTGCCCGGAGGGGGCAGTTCATCGGCACTGAATGGAGCCATTGCTGCGGCATTGACTGAAATGATGGCTAATTTGACCATCGGCAAAAAGAACTATGCTGATGCTGAGGCGATGATGAAGCAGAACCTACATAAGGCATCTGATTTGCGGATGCGCTTTATAGAAGATATCGATAGGGACAGCGATGCATATAACCTTGTTATCAGTGCCTACAAACTTCCGAAAGAGACAGAAGAGGAGAAAGAATATCGTACCGGAAAAATTCAGGAAGCTACTAAAATTGCGTCGCTGGTGCCGATGGAGGTGGCCGAACGAGCTTCAGGTATGCTCGGTATTATCGCCGAAACAGTGAAGAGTGGTAATAAAAATGCAGTTACCGATGGTTGTGTGGCTATGCTGGCATGTCGCACCGCTATTCTGGGCGCACTGCTTAACGTACGCATTAACCTGAGGGGGATTAGGGATGATAAGTTTGTCAGTGAGCTTTCATTAAAATGCGATCTGCTTGAAAAAGAGGCTATCAATAGTGAACGGGAGTTATTTGAATGGGCAAAAAATGAGATTTAA
- the ftcD gene encoding glutamate formimidoyltransferase has product MNKIVECVPNFSEGRDRQKVEKIADLFRGREKVKLLDYSSDADHNRSVVTVVGEPEALKTAVIEAIGKAVELIDLQRHQGQHPRMGAADVVPFIPIKNVTMNEAVALSKEVAEAVAERYNLPVYLYEKSASASHRENLANVRRGEFEGLVEKMKKQEWKPDFGPTEPHPTAGAVAIGARMPLVAYNVNLGTNNLEIAEAISRKVRHIGGGLRFCKAMGVALHDRGITQVSMNLTDYTKTAIYRAHEMVRMEAKRYGVPVVGGEVIGLVPMEALIDSAAYYLGLENFSVNQVLETKLME; this is encoded by the coding sequence ATGAATAAAATCGTGGAATGTGTTCCCAACTTTAGTGAGGGACGCGACAGACAGAAAGTGGAAAAAATAGCGGACCTCTTCCGGGGAAGAGAGAAAGTGAAACTGCTGGATTATAGCAGTGATGCCGACCATAACCGATCGGTAGTAACTGTTGTTGGGGAGCCGGAGGCATTGAAAACTGCAGTTATTGAAGCAATAGGGAAAGCAGTGGAGCTGATTGATCTTCAAAGGCATCAGGGGCAGCACCCTCGTATGGGAGCCGCTGATGTGGTGCCGTTTATCCCTATTAAAAACGTAACTATGAATGAGGCGGTGGCTCTGTCTAAGGAGGTAGCGGAGGCAGTGGCAGAACGTTACAACCTTCCGGTATATCTATATGAGAAATCGGCTTCGGCATCTCATCGTGAAAATTTGGCGAATGTTCGCAGGGGCGAGTTTGAAGGACTGGTAGAGAAAATGAAAAAACAGGAATGGAAGCCCGACTTTGGTCCTACAGAACCTCACCCTACAGCAGGAGCAGTTGCTATCGGTGCCCGCATGCCGCTGGTGGCTTACAACGTTAACCTGGGGACCAATAACCTGGAGATTGCTGAGGCTATCAGCAGGAAGGTGCGCCATATTGGAGGCGGACTGCGTTTCTGCAAGGCGATGGGTGTTGCACTGCACGATCGGGGTATCACACAGGTATCGATGAACCTGACCGACTACACCAAAACGGCTATTTACCGCGCCCATGAGATGGTGCGCATGGAAGCTAAACGGTATGGTGTTCCGGTGGTGGGCGGAGAGGTAATAGGACTGGTGCCTATGGAGGCTCTGATTGATTCGGCAGCTTATTACCTTGGCCTTGAGAATTTCTCCGTCAACCAGGTGTTGGAAACAAAGCTGATGGAATAG
- a CDS encoding reverse transcriptase domain-containing protein encodes MGIPTVVDRVIQQAISQILSPIYEGQFSDNSFGFRPHRSCHKALSIDIQQIMRAILKKLPKYCYINADKFCFIKNGLHITFFVKKSLFLLDIVT; translated from the coding sequence CTGGGTATCCCAACGGTAGTAGACCGGGTCATCCAACAGGCCATCAGCCAGATACTGAGCCCTATCTATGAGGGTCAGTTTAGCGACAACAGTTTTGGCTTCCGTCCTCATCGAAGTTGCCACAAGGCACTCTCGATTGATATTCAGCAAATTATGAGAGCTATTTTAAAAAAATTACCGAAGTATTGTTATATAAATGCAGATAAATTTTGTTTTATAAAAAACGGCCTGCATATTACATTTTTTGTAAAAAAATCACTATTTTTGTTAGATATCGTGACGTGA
- a CDS encoding urocanate hydratase has translation MRIALDSKLPNYPEFREGIRRAPDRGFSLSPSQTEISLRNALRYIPSGLHEQMAPEFLDELKTRGRIYGYRYRPEGDLKAKPVDEYEGRCLEGKAFQVMIDNNLSFDIALYPYELVTYGETGQVCQNWMQYRLIKKYLEVMTQEQTLVVESGHPLGLFKSRPDAPRVIITNSLMIGLFDNQADWDIAAQMGVANYGQMTAGGWMYIGPQGIVHGTFNTLLNAGRLKLGITPDSDLRGHLFVSSGLGGMSGAQPKAADIAGAVSIIAEVDGSRIETRRQQGWVQRVTAEKQQAFDWANGAIRRKEPLSIAYYGNIVDLLEYAEREIIDIELLSDQTSCHEPYTGGYCPAGITFEERTSLLHEDRDKFRKLVDDSLRRHFNVISKLVARGTYFFDYGNSFMKAIYDAGVKEISRNGVDEKDGFIWPSYVEDIMGPELFDYGYGPFRWVCLSGKHEDLVKTDMVAMECIDPGRRGQDRDNWLWIRDAEKHKLVVGTQARILYQDAEGRQKIALRFNEMVRNGEIGPVMLGRDHHDVSGTDSPFRETANIKDGSNVMADMAVQCFAGNAARGMSLVALHNGGGVGIGKAINGGFGMVCDGSTRVDEILRSAMIWDVMGGVARRAWARNEHAITTAREFNRIYPENYHITEPFLVDEDIIRKYVSHK, from the coding sequence ATGAGAATTGCCTTAGATAGTAAATTACCGAATTATCCTGAGTTCAGGGAGGGGATTCGTCGTGCACCCGACCGTGGTTTTTCACTCTCGCCATCGCAAACGGAAATTTCATTGAGAAACGCCTTGCGTTATATTCCCTCTGGACTGCATGAACAGATGGCTCCTGAGTTTCTTGATGAACTGAAAACACGTGGCAGGATTTATGGATACCGCTATCGTCCCGAAGGTGACCTGAAAGCAAAACCTGTTGATGAGTATGAAGGTAGATGCCTGGAAGGAAAAGCGTTTCAGGTAATGATTGACAATAACCTCTCTTTCGATATCGCGCTATATCCCTATGAACTGGTCACCTACGGCGAAACAGGCCAAGTATGCCAGAACTGGATGCAGTATAGGCTGATAAAAAAATATCTGGAGGTGATGACACAGGAGCAGACTCTGGTGGTGGAGAGCGGCCATCCGCTGGGATTATTTAAATCGAGACCCGATGCGCCGAGGGTAATAATTACCAACTCGTTGATGATAGGGCTGTTTGATAACCAGGCCGACTGGGATATCGCTGCTCAGATGGGGGTGGCAAACTACGGACAGATGACTGCCGGCGGATGGATGTATATTGGTCCCCAGGGCATTGTACATGGTACGTTCAACACATTGCTTAACGCGGGGAGGTTGAAACTGGGAATAACTCCGGATAGTGATCTCAGAGGGCATCTGTTCGTATCGTCTGGTTTGGGAGGTATGAGCGGAGCACAACCCAAAGCGGCCGATATAGCCGGAGCCGTTTCCATTATTGCCGAGGTGGATGGGTCGCGTATAGAAACACGACGGCAACAGGGGTGGGTGCAGCGAGTAACAGCTGAGAAACAACAGGCATTTGACTGGGCGAATGGAGCAATAAGACGGAAGGAACCACTGTCGATTGCTTACTATGGAAATATTGTTGATCTGCTGGAATATGCGGAGAGAGAGATAATCGATATAGAGTTGCTTAGCGATCAGACTTCTTGCCATGAACCATACACAGGAGGTTACTGTCCTGCCGGCATAACCTTTGAAGAGCGTACCAGCCTGCTGCACGAGGATAGAGACAAATTCAGAAAACTGGTTGATGATTCGCTTCGCCGCCACTTTAATGTTATAAGTAAGTTAGTTGCCCGTGGAACATACTTTTTTGATTATGGTAACTCTTTTATGAAGGCGATCTACGATGCAGGCGTTAAGGAGATATCAAGAAACGGGGTTGATGAGAAAGATGGCTTTATCTGGCCATCATATGTGGAGGATATAATGGGACCAGAGCTGTTCGATTATGGCTATGGCCCATTCCGATGGGTATGCCTTAGCGGGAAGCACGAGGATCTGGTTAAAACCGACATGGTAGCAATGGAGTGCATCGACCCCGGCCGGCGTGGACAGGATCGTGACAACTGGTTATGGATACGCGATGCAGAGAAACATAAGCTGGTGGTTGGTACCCAGGCTCGCATACTTTATCAGGATGCCGAGGGACGGCAGAAGATAGCACTGAGATTCAATGAAATGGTACGTAACGGCGAAATAGGACCTGTGATGCTGGGTCGCGATCACCATGACGTGAGCGGTACAGACTCGCCTTTCCGTGAGACAGCCAACATAAAGGATGGCAGCAACGTGATGGCCGACATGGCGGTGCAGTGCTTCGCAGGTAATGCGGCGCGCGGCATGAGCTTGGTGGCTCTACATAACGGCGGCGGAGTGGGCATCGGTAAAGCTATCAACGGCGGCTTCGGCATGGTGTGCGATGGTAGCACGCGGGTTGACGAGATCCTCCGTTCCGCAATGATTTGGGATGTGATGGGTGGCGTGGCTCGCCGTGCCTGGGCACGCAACGAGCATGCAATTACCACTGCTCGTGAGTTTAATAGGATTTATCCGGAGAACTATCATATAACAGAACCCTTTTTAGTTGATGAAGATATAATCAGGAAGTATGTTTCTCATAAGTAA